The nucleotide window GCTTACCCACATTCCTGTAACCCTTTGTACTGTTTAAAATCTATATTTGAAGAAACAAGCATATTTTAGAACGGTTCCGAGACAAAAACTGCACACTTTGAGTTTCACCTACCAGATGAATATGCATATATTTGTTAAACTAACAAAGATTCATTGTGAGCTGATACAAATGGACTAACGTGTGTTGGATATGTGCACAGAACTTACTACACTATTGCACGGGTATTCAAAAAATGTGGCTGTTTTTCCAACTAAATTTTAGACAACTTGCCAGCGTTCAACTTCAAGAATGTTCCACCTCTGGATTTAATTAGGAAAGAACTGAAGCTATTTTGTATGAACACAGTATTCATATCCAGTAACGAAGTTAGAGTGGTACAGGGATTAACCAGCTCTAAGcatcagaaaacaaaattttacctttttttatcATTTGCATACATTAATGTTCCTATCTGATGGCAATATGACATTCTAGTATTTTCCCATTTCTTCTCTTTTGCATCAGCACACTACACCGTATACATAGTGTAAATGCTTCTGTTTCCACGTCATTCTTGCTGACTTTCAGTTCTGGGAGGTGATTAGCGATGAACATGGAATTGACCCGACCGGCACTTACCATGGAGACAGCGACCTGCAGTTGGACAGAATCAGTGTCTATTACAACGAGGCTACAGGTAGGACATTTTTAGTTACGGGAcgttgagggggaaaaaagagcgAAATTTGTATCGTTTTCGTGTTTATAAGTAAGATAATGTATACCGCAATTTTAAAACGATAACATGAACGGAACTGTAGTGCTGATCACACTCTGAAGTACtgtggtctgtgtgtgtatgtagcagtTTTTTGGTtctctgtatatttattgtggAATTATGATAGATTACTGCCTGTGTTTCCCTGCAATGttgagctggtgtgtgtgtgtgtgtgtgtgtgtgtgtttgtctccgTTTCTCATGAAGGTGGCAAGTATGTGCCTAGAGCCATCCTTGTGGACCTGGAACCTGGTACGATGGACTCTGTGAGGTCTGGACCTTTTGGACAAATCTTCAGACCAGATAACTTTGTGTTTGGTGAGTATTAGATATAGGGCCATTTGAGATGATTTTTAGAGGTTAAAAAGtacttaaatgtaattaaaatgaggGGGGAAAGTaatcaaaatgtaattaaaatcagaaaatgctaaagtgttttttttttttttcttcctttttttagtGTTAGATGTCTGAATAGATTAGAGTAGTAGCTTGTACTGAGTGGTTTGTCCCCTAAATTAATGGTCTCCACTCGCTTCTCTGCATCACTGCCTCCCTCCTCTACCATCACTCTTTTAGGTCAGAGTGGGGCTGGCAACAACTGGGCAAAGGGCCACTACACGGAAGGGGCTGAACTGGTGGACTCGGTCTTGGATGTGGTCCGTAAAGAAGCTGAAAGCTGCGATTGTCTCCAGGGCTTCCAGCTCACCCACTCCCTAGGTGGAGGCACTGGCTCCGGTATGGGCACCTTGCTCATCAGCAAGATTCGGGAGGAGTACCCTGACCGTATCATGAACACGTTTAGCGTAGTGCCTTCCCCCAAGGTGTCGGACACTGTGGTTGAGCCCTACAATGCTACGCTCTCTGTGCACCAGCTCGTGGAGAACACGGATGAGACCTACTGCATCGATAATGAGGCCCTTTATGACATCTGCTTCCGCACCCTGAAACTCACCACCCCTACTTACGGAGACCTCAACCACCTGGTGTCAGCCACCATGAGCGGAGTCACCACTTGTCTGCGTTTCCCCGGGCAGCTCAATGCAGACCTGCGCAAGCTGGCGGTGAACATGGTGCCCTTCCCCCGCTTGCATTTCTTCATGCCGGGATTCGCCCCTCTCACTAGCCGAGGCAGCCAGCAATACCGCGCCCTCACCGTGCCCGAGCTCACGCAGCAAGTTTTCGATGCCAAGAACATGATGGCTGCCTGTGACCCGCGCCATGGACGCTATTTGACCGTGGCAGCTGTCTTCCGAGGAAGAATGTCTATGAAGGAGGTTGATGAGCAGATGCTGAATGTCCAGAACAAGAATAGTAGCTACTTCGTCGAATGGATCCCCAACAATGTCAAGACTGCCGTCTGTGACATCCCTCCAAGAGGCCTCAAAATGGCTGTCACTTTCATCGGCAACAGCACCGCCATCCAGGAGTTGTTCAAACGCATCTCGGAGCAGTTCACCGCCATGTTCCGCCGTAAGGCTTTCTTGCACTGGTACACAGGAGAGGGTATGGATGAGATGGAGTTTACGGAAGCTGAGAGCAACATGAATGACCTGGTGTCTGAGTACCAGCAGTACCAGGATGCCACTGCTGAGGAAGAGGGAGAGTTTGaggaagaagctgaagaagatGCATAAGATGAAAGGAGAATGAGAGTGTAGTAGGAAAGGGGGGCAGGGATTTAAGTAAAACACTACAAAATGGAGAGAAGATGAGCAAACCAATTTAGGGAACCGGAGAGAAGTACAAGTATGTTTTGATTGAAGTTTGATGGCGAAATTAATTGAAAAGAGATACCCAACCAACCCAGCAACTTATGATCTGTAGCAAAAGAATGACGTTAAAGAAAAGGTCCACGAAAGAAACCGGTGGAAGCAAGAAAAACTGTGAGCggaaaatggataaatgaatgtaGAGTCAGCTGAAGAgaacaaaggagaaaagaatAGCACTTTGCAAACTAACCACCAAGTCCGAGCCACAAAAACGAACATCGTTCTGCTTAGGCGGTCCAGTGCGTTTTGTTCTTCTGCTTGGAATGAATGTTCTTCCCACAAGTCCAGCAGGAATAGGGACTGAAAGCACCCAATAAAGATATATAGGAAGCAGACCGTCAGCAAAgcagaaataacacaataaatcaACCCAAACAACTAATTGTGCTCAACAGTGACAGAGAACAAACACATGGATGTAGAATGAATTCATCTCTAATTAAAACTAAGCCTTCGATAGGAAGATTGTGATGAAGAAGCATGTAGGTGGCTGGTAGGGagtgaatctggaaaaaaagagggaaacttCTCAGCAAGGAAAAGGGGGTTATTTGGTCCATTTATAGATTTGTTTTAAGACGTATTTATAATTTCCTGCTTTTCCGATGACAAATTGGCTTCTTCCTGCCCTAGATCAAATTCTGACCATCAGCTGAATTTCTTATTTCTTTAGTGAGAAGAGATGCAAAACTGTTTGTCAGTtaaaacaccacacagaaaataaaaaaaatataccaaGAGCAAGAAGGACCAGACATCAACGAGTAGCACTAGAGTATGATTAATAGTACAGAGAAGGATCCCCCAAACAGATCTtgtgtattacacacacataacTAAAAGCACAAAAGTCTTAAGTTTCTAACAATGTATCTGTACTTTGGGAAAGTTATAAACTAGCCTTAGTTCTTTTGATAGGTTTTAGGTGCTCGTTCTTAAAGAAAATTGCATCCGGACGCCAACCAACGTCTCGGAGGCAGTGCACGTACACTACAAGACACCAAAGGAGCTACATTTACATACCTGAATGTCAAAGAAAACAAGTTCTTCTGTTACTTGCATAAATCTCTTATATGgatggaaaacattttcaccGGGAGTGAAAGGAACAAGGAACCCTGTTTGAGCCTTTGCTTAAAGATGGCCAGTTGTAGTAATTGAACTTTTGCatcttattaaaaattaaaattcaaaacattAAGGAGAAGCTTAGATTTCTTTtgtcaattaattaattattttgtccttttttttttttttaatttccatgtgTAGTCATGTTACTGGAAAGAAAGCGGCCTATGGAGGAAATAAAGGgcatttttataaaacaaaacctttgtgtttttccttctttatataatgcattatttttaatttttgtatgcATAAAACAGTATgagggatgcggtggtgcagcgggtttggccgggtcctactctctgggggggtctggggttcgagtcctgcttagggtgccttgcgatggactggcgtcccgccctgggtgtgtcccctctccttctaccttgcaccctgtgttgccaggttttgctccggctcgccgcaaccccgctcgggacaagcggtttcagtcagtatgtgtgtatggatacgcataaaacataaatattcagCGTAGAATAAGTACTATGCGGAAATGAGGATCCAATTCCTCCCCCTTAGCTTATACATACTGTTTATGAAATTAGAATTCGTTAAAACAGCAGGGTAGGTAAACAATGGTGCTCAGGTGCCTggaattattattcattataaaaCGTGTATAGCTTTCTGAAATTCAAACTCTTGCTTGAGTACGGTCACCGTTATAATAAAAGTGTGTAGCAATGCATTACGCTCAGTCTATTTCTTGTGAATTCCTTGAGAGATTGTACATCTCAAAGTCATTTTTGGCATTAGTACCTTTTGCTTTTGCTCAAGAATATTTCTAAAGAAGAGAGGGCACTTTTACTCCATGTATTTCTGTCATCCACTTTTCGttgcttttgaatttttcacatttagtcTTTTTAAAGTAACGGTCAGGTTTACTGCAAACTATTAGCGATAGATCCTCGTTGTCCCGTCACATCTTCTGTGCATTTCATCGGCCCCAGTTCCAGCAAGACCAATCGACTCAGTATTGGCCAGTCACAGTTTATTATTGACTTATGGAATTATGCACTGGGTAATCTTaagaactttatttctttacatcataaatattaataagtaaattatcaaaatgtctctgtccagagtgtaccctgcctcataccccaTGCTAGTGAGACtgactccagaccactgcaaaaATGCATAGGACAAGTTGTTCttgataatgaattaaataaataattacttcaattaaattttaattaaaatataacactTAATATGctggtgttttcattttcatgcatgtgaaaaatttttactgtggtattttattGAATAAGGTGCCATATTTTTCATCTGCAAACAATCAGTGCGGTTCAGTTCACCTTTATTGTCAGTATCCAAGTATAAGAAAATTAAgttatttttcccataagaaaaaatagtaatttgACACCCTCAGAATCGGAATTAGCAAAACAGGGTGATTTCACGGAACATATAAACTCTGTTGTGTGAGGAATGGGTTAAGATacaagcattttattttgtgaaggTTAACATCAATTCATAATGAAGCTTTTTCCTTTGCCAAAAAGGCTGCATCAGGCTGCAGTTATGACAAATACTCACCCATAACAACATTATGACAAATTTATAAATctgtataaatgcaaaataacttGCATTCAAGGTGATGCTGGCTACATTCAATGCCGATGTCCTAAATGAACCATTACCTTGCCCGATAACTTCAGCTAGACTGATTAAGCAGCTTCATTGAATGTAACTAatcatatatttatgtttttctttggcttttgAGCATCTGAATTTATCGACTTTTTCATGTATTTGCTAATTGGACAGTGATGCTTTTACGCCTAGGATGTCTTATTATGGGACAGTCAGTAGTGGTTACAGATAATATCTTGTCACCCAAAGGCCTTCTGTTTGAATCCATCTCTTGCAGCTGATATGTTGTCGTTGATCAATGTGTTTACAGTATAAATcaccagctatataaatggataaacagttgTTAATTGCTTTGGCTGCATCAGCTAAGTGGCAAATGAATAACTTCATCTGAGACATGTAGTACTATtcatgaaggtacttaccctgaaatactcCAGTATAAATTATCCacgtgtataaatgggtgaataattgtaggtggcttaTTGTAGAAATCTAACACCCCAACTTCAGTGTCTTGAACAAAGGCATTAGCTAAGTAATGATTTATGATACTTAGCAGACTGTAgtcctttttgttttgcatttatatgaACAGTCTAATTGACTTTACACTTTTATTGGCATGGAAATTTTAGTCCGttcaaaaaaacataaaaagaagtTTAGCCATGTTCTCTGAGTTGAACGTGTATAGTGAAGATGTTAACAttactaataaaaaaattctaatttaaattaaag belongs to Scleropages formosus chromosome 18, fSclFor1.1, whole genome shotgun sequence and includes:
- the tubb5 gene encoding tubulin beta-5 chain, yielding MREIVHIQAGQCGNQIGAKFWEVISDEHGIDPTGTYHGDSDLQLDRISVYYNEATGGKYVPRAILVDLEPGTMDSVRSGPFGQIFRPDNFVFGQSGAGNNWAKGHYTEGAELVDSVLDVVRKEAESCDCLQGFQLTHSLGGGTGSGMGTLLISKIREEYPDRIMNTFSVVPSPKVSDTVVEPYNATLSVHQLVENTDETYCIDNEALYDICFRTLKLTTPTYGDLNHLVSATMSGVTTCLRFPGQLNADLRKLAVNMVPFPRLHFFMPGFAPLTSRGSQQYRALTVPELTQQVFDAKNMMAACDPRHGRYLTVAAVFRGRMSMKEVDEQMLNVQNKNSSYFVEWIPNNVKTAVCDIPPRGLKMAVTFIGNSTAIQELFKRISEQFTAMFRRKAFLHWYTGEGMDEMEFTEAESNMNDLVSEYQQYQDATAEEEGEFEEEAEEDA